One stretch of Clostridium estertheticum DNA includes these proteins:
- a CDS encoding plantaricin C family lantibiotic: protein MSNNSIVRAWKNPMYRSKLNQNVVNPAGNAMVELNELELDELTGAASSGAICTATTECTYFSAICC from the coding sequence ATGTCAAACAACAGTATAGTAAGAGCATGGAAAAATCCAATGTATCGTTCTAAATTAAATCAAAATGTAGTAAATCCAGCAGGAAATGCAATGGTTGAACTTAATGAACTTGAGTTAGACGAATTAACCGGAGCCGCTTCATCTGGAGCCATTTGTACAGCTACAACTGAATGTACATATTTTAGTGCAATCTGTTGTTAG
- a CDS encoding LytR/AlgR family response regulator transcription factor, producing the protein MLGIILCEDNEHQKKQIESIIKNELINLKINLEIELSTKKYEEVIAYVKSNKKRSFIYFLDVDLKDQISGIELAKIIRRYDSNGYIVFITSHSELSLLTFKYKVQALDYILKSDSKNIKKKISECILEACKDYDKNNIEKEDTITINLGNRINKFSLYDILFFETTSIAHKLRLHTLNGEFEFYGKLKELDVNLNSYFYKAHKSYVVNIANISSIDKHNHIIHFVNDETCFVSLMYLNGLIKKCLN; encoded by the coding sequence ATGCTTGGTATTATACTTTGTGAAGATAATGAACATCAAAAAAAACAAATTGAAAGTATTATAAAAAATGAATTAATTAATTTGAAAATTAATTTGGAAATAGAATTATCAACAAAAAAATATGAAGAAGTTATCGCTTATGTAAAAAGTAATAAAAAGAGAAGTTTTATTTATTTTCTAGATGTAGATTTAAAAGATCAGATATCAGGAATAGAACTTGCAAAGATTATAAGAAGGTATGATTCAAATGGATATATTGTTTTTATTACATCCCATTCTGAACTTTCTCTTTTAACTTTTAAATATAAAGTACAAGCTTTAGATTATATTTTAAAAAGTGATTCTAAAAATATTAAGAAAAAAATTAGTGAATGTATACTAGAAGCTTGTAAGGATTACGACAAAAATAATATAGAAAAAGAAGATACTATAACAATAAATTTAGGAAATAGAATAAATAAGTTCTCTTTATATGACATATTATTTTTTGAAACAACAAGTATAGCTCATAAATTGAGGCTCCATACGCTTAATGGAGAATTTGAGTTTTATGGAAAATTAAAAGAGCTAGATGTTAATTTAAATTCATATTTTTATAAGGCCCATAAATCTTATGTGGTAAACATAGCTAATATAAGTTCAATTGATAAACATAATCATATTATTCATTTTGTAAATGATGAAACTTGTTTTGTTTCTTTAATGTATTTAAATGGACTGATTAAAAAATGTTTGAATTAA
- a CDS encoding transcription initiation factor TFIIIB gives MESNRKCLICGCEEIGKGRLTGYAVMVPIKGNVFNTGSETIADICTACGHILSMRVEKPEKFK, from the coding sequence ATGGAAAGTAATAGAAAATGTCTAATCTGTGGTTGTGAAGAAATTGGAAAAGGGAGATTAACAGGTTACGCTGTTATGGTACCAATTAAAGGTAATGTTTTCAATACGGGTTCAGAAACAATTGCTGATATTTGTACTGCGTGTGGTCATATTTTATCCATGAGAGTTGAAAAGCCAGAAAAGTTTAAGTAG
- a CDS encoding accessory gene regulator B family protein, with product MNIAEKITKIFIKFIIANTEKSEEEIEKVQYGFQIIIMNLFKMIILFLTAYFLKIGIYTLVAFMVFGIFRSFACGVHANTSLNCIIINYIVFLGDVFISINFSLNKSSVVIMYIISLILVSLYAPADTEERPLVSENYRKKLKIRAISVVLTFTLISLLIGNSIYMNIITIAIIEESILITPLAYIIFKKPYKNYENVKL from the coding sequence ATGAATATTGCTGAAAAAATAACTAAAATATTTATTAAATTTATAATAGCCAATACAGAAAAATCAGAAGAGGAGATTGAAAAAGTCCAATATGGATTTCAGATTATAATAATGAACCTTTTTAAAATGATTATTTTATTTTTAACTGCATACTTTCTCAAAATAGGTATATATACCTTAGTTGCTTTTATGGTTTTTGGTATATTTAGATCTTTTGCTTGTGGAGTACATGCAAACACTAGCTTAAATTGTATTATAATAAATTATATTGTATTTTTAGGAGACGTTTTTATAAGTATAAATTTTTCATTAAATAAGAGTAGTGTAGTAATAATGTATATAATAAGTCTTATTTTAGTTAGCTTATATGCTCCAGCAGATACGGAAGAACGCCCACTTGTAAGTGAAAACTATAGAAAAAAGTTAAAAATAAGAGCTATTAGTGTAGTTTTAACTTTTACTTTGATAAGTTTATTAATAGGAAATTCTATATATATGAATATAATTACTATTGCTATAATAGAAGAGTCTATTTTGATTACTCCATTAGCATATATTATTTTCAAGAAACCTTATAAGAATTATGAAAATGTTAAGCTTTAA
- a CDS encoding CPBP family intramembrane glutamic endopeptidase: MKLFIIILMIYLLFFITPVILYLKLKDKVNSIEFLKLNNSIKEGIFISILFVIALIIKRIIFGGGHINLNIGILWVSGSLVGIFEEIPFRGFVFQKLLNHMNFILANLVTTVLFVSIHIPIWILSDVNIVSSIKSVFIVSLILGYLFHEYKSLWVPIICHSVFNICIWIGLT, from the coding sequence TTGAAACTTTTTATTATTATTTTAATGATATATCTGCTATTCTTTATAACACCTGTTATACTATATCTCAAGTTAAAAGATAAGGTAAACTCAATAGAATTTTTAAAATTGAACAATAGTATTAAAGAGGGAATTTTTATTAGTATCTTATTTGTAATTGCTTTAATAATAAAGAGAATTATATTTGGAGGAGGACATATTAATCTAAATATAGGAATATTATGGGTAAGTGGTTCGTTGGTTGGAATATTTGAAGAAATACCCTTTAGAGGCTTTGTGTTTCAAAAGCTTTTAAATCATATGAATTTTATATTAGCTAATTTAGTAACAACCGTATTATTTGTATCAATACATATACCAATTTGGATATTAAGTGATGTAAACATTGTAAGCTCTATTAAAAGTGTTTTTATCGTTAGTCTTATTTTGGGTTATTTATTTCATGAATATAAATCTTTGTGGGTTCCAATCATATGTCATTCCGTTTTTAATATATGCATTTGGATAGGACTAACATAA
- a CDS encoding cyclic lactone autoinducer peptide, protein MRKKFETKKILALLFCTITMSVAAVSTSLCPFWMFNECKMPKSLYKID, encoded by the coding sequence ATGAGAAAAAAATTTGAAACCAAAAAAATTTTAGCACTATTATTTTGTACAATTACTATGTCCGTAGCTGCAGTTTCAACTTCACTGTGTCCATTTTGGATGTTCAATGAATGTAAAATGCCTAAGTCCTTGTACAAGATTGACTAA
- a CDS encoding GHKL domain-containing protein: protein MFELILNITYMLILTVSISNIMITISIIKISIKNILIFNIIIFIISFLLYVNKQNYLLTPTTTIVMLIYLYIISKKIYYATIFSILTQLIFVLSDAITGFFLVFVVRLNYSEILNNPKFEVITYLSILLVSYVISKVVGIFLKKMYFRNFIKIKSKNILIFTGCLLIALIAIYLYSLFLKESFKSFGKINVVLNLFFVLFFLAIIIIFTKLNNENTKKTLEVKFRDEELSKLKEYTNMLEYSSNGLRNFKHDYINILQIMDEYIKSDNINGLKIFFKHDLLPESKKILERDTCLMLLQHIKIDPLKAIISSKIINAQSKNIKVKIEIVDDINELSINLIDICRIAGILLDNAIEATELCDNKFIDFLIFKDEKNTTLIINNSCNKWTPPIHKIYEKNFSTKGLNRGIGLKFVKNIIEEKYTNVLLNTKMENSIFCQEIIIINNSKKYN from the coding sequence ATGTTTGAATTAATTTTAAATATAACTTATATGCTCATTTTGACAGTAAGTATAAGTAACATAATGATTACTATTAGTATTATTAAAATATCTATTAAAAATATTCTGATATTTAATATTATTATTTTTATAATTAGTTTTTTATTGTATGTAAATAAACAAAATTATTTATTAACACCTACTACTACTATCGTAATGTTAATATATTTATACATAATCTCAAAAAAAATATATTATGCTACAATTTTTTCTATTTTAACACAATTAATTTTTGTTTTAAGTGACGCTATAACCGGGTTCTTTTTAGTTTTTGTCGTACGATTAAATTATTCTGAAATTTTAAATAATCCTAAATTTGAAGTAATAACCTATTTAAGTATTTTATTAGTGTCTTATGTTATAAGCAAAGTTGTAGGAATATTTCTAAAAAAAATGTATTTTAGAAATTTCATTAAAATTAAATCAAAAAATATTTTAATTTTCACAGGTTGCTTATTAATAGCTTTAATTGCTATATACTTATATTCACTTTTTTTAAAAGAGTCATTTAAGTCTTTTGGAAAGATTAATGTTGTGCTAAATCTATTTTTTGTATTATTTTTTTTAGCTATAATAATCATCTTCACAAAACTAAACAATGAAAATACAAAAAAAACTTTGGAAGTGAAATTTAGAGATGAAGAATTGTCTAAACTTAAGGAATACACAAATATGTTAGAATATAGTTCTAATGGCTTACGAAACTTTAAACATGACTACATTAACATACTTCAAATTATGGATGAATACATTAAGTCAGATAATATTAATGGATTGAAAATTTTTTTTAAACATGACTTATTACCAGAAAGCAAAAAAATTCTAGAAAGAGATACGTGTTTAATGTTACTTCAACACATAAAAATTGATCCCTTAAAAGCAATCATTTCTTCTAAAATTATTAATGCTCAATCAAAAAATATTAAAGTAAAGATTGAAATTGTTGATGATATAAATGAATTATCAATAAATTTAATTGATATATGTAGGATTGCAGGAATATTGCTTGACAATGCAATTGAAGCAACAGAATTATGTGATAATAAATTTATTGATTTCTTAATATTTAAAGATGAAAAGAATACTACACTTATTATAAACAATTCTTGTAATAAATGGACTCCACCTATTCATAAAATATATGAAAAGAATTTTTCAACTAAAGGTTTAAATCGAGGAATAGGCTTAAAATTTGTTAAAAATATTATTGAGGAGAAATATACTAATGTGCTATTAAATACCAAAATGGAGAATTCAATATTTTGTCAAGAAATTATAATTATTAATAATAGTAAGAAGTATAATTAG